A single region of the Nicotiana sylvestris chromosome 6, ASM39365v2, whole genome shotgun sequence genome encodes:
- the LOC138871770 gene encoding uncharacterized protein yields MDVIGPIEPKASNEHRFILVAIDYFTKWVKAVRHQESSGGLHITHRNSTPYWPKANGAVEAVNKNIKKILRKMIQSSRQWHEKLPFALLGYRTTVRTSFGATPYLLVYGTKAVVPIEVEIPSLRIIVEVEIEDNEWVKTHLEQLTLIDEKRMGAVCHGQSYQKIMTCAYNKKVWPRNFEVGQLVLRHIFPHHKEAKGKFAPNWKGSYIVRKLLLKGALYLGDIKGNDLDTAANADAVKRYYVQPFCGTNIL; encoded by the exons ATGGATGTAATtgggccgatcgagccaaaagcttcaaacgaGCACAGATTTATCTTAgttgccattgactatttcacaaagtgggttaAAGCAGTccgtcaccaagaaagcagtggtggacttCAT ATCACACATCGGAATTCTACCCCTTATTGGCCTAAAGCTAATGGTGCTGTTGAAGCAgtgaacaaaaacatcaagaagattctcaggaaaatgattcaaagttctagacaatggcatgaaaagttgccttttgcattgttgggatatcgcaccactGTGCGCACATCATTTGGGGCAACaccctatctattggtttatggcactaaaGCCGTAGTACCcatagaagttgaaattccatctcttCGAATCATCGTTGAAGTTGAGATTGAGGACAATGAATGGGTCAAGACCCATCTAGAACAGTTAactctgattgatgaaaagcggatgggcGCAGTTTGCCACGGGCAGTCGTATCAAAAGATAATGACctgtgcctacaacaagaaagtgtggCCCAGGAactttgaagtagggcaactcgTCTTGAGGCATATTTTCCCGCACCataaggaagcaaaaggaaaatttgctcctaattggaaaggttcGTACATTGTAAGAAAATTGTTGCTAAAAggggcattgtacttgggagacattAAAGGAAATGACCTTGACACAGCTGCCAATGCAGACGCGGTCAAACGGTATTACGTTCAACCCTTCTGCGGTACAAATATTCTctga
- the LOC138871769 gene encoding uncharacterized protein, which produces MTTKRLAKWHILLIEFDIVYVTRTTMKAQALLDNLAENPVDGEYQPLSTYFSHEEVNSVEVIPEDTNAWKMFFDGVVNAKGVGIGAILISPTGQHYLATTRLWFFCMNNTAEYEACIMGMNIVVDQDVEELLIMGDSDLIIQQAQGEWETRNIKLIPYRQHMEDLSKRFKFVEFRYIPRFHNELVDALATLASILP; this is translated from the coding sequence ATGACTACAAaaaggttagcgaaatggcacATCCTGCTCAtcgagtttgacatagtctatgtcacacGCACAACAATGAAGGCTCAAGCCTTGTTAGATAACctagctgagaatcctgttgatggtGAATATCAGCCTTTGAGTACCTACTTTTCGCATgaggaagtaaattcagttgaggtaattCCAGAAGACactaatgcttggaaaatgttcttcgatggagttgtgaatgcaaaaggtgttgggattggggcaattttgatttcgcccactggtcagcattatctggcCACAACCCGACTTTGGTTTTTCTGTATGAACAAtactgccgagtatgaagcctgcattatgggcatgaacaTAGTAGTCGATCAggatgtggaagaattgttaatcatgggagattctgacttgattatccaacaagctcaaggtgaatgggaaactcggaaCATCAAACTTATCCCATATAGGCAACATATGGAAGATCTTAGCAAACGGTTCAAGTTTGTtgagttcaggtacatccctcgaTTCCACAATGAGTTAGTTGACGCATTAGCTACTTTAGCCTCGATTCTGCCATAA